Proteins found in one Oncorhynchus tshawytscha isolate Ot180627B linkage group LG25, Otsh_v2.0, whole genome shotgun sequence genomic segment:
- the LOC112224516 gene encoding E3 ubiquitin-protein ligase MARCHF7-like isoform X2 has protein sequence MYSWERRAAEKLTNVEHICEVRKRRDLKYEDHLRRQEQERADAEVRREVHRVRTPSPTPQTNRFKARRYERPWAQGAPGTKKSSSSVKSTRSEMRNSQNKGSESRFPAISSGTQSSVTQSRTAELATTSKTWRRAIAPLASHCKEQSPPCHKHRSVAVKNRACKLSTCATKSNTLKLTQSQDTLRVKKKIGAPSCDRADSSNISTRHDLVKRPLDSCSLPQPLTFSRRSYTDWPRLSSLQYHRSPSPDDPESHPYVQLISDPFQGFSESSSITEEYVRSEDTYRAELCSRSLADISPLSVPESLPSQCPSSSGTLESSSLSLSDSFTGPLSSHFRTLGVLSSESESDGEDDSHSCQDADRESYQIPVRWTASQSPSVRTVRSPRGLQSQLSLESTSTPEESPNSRASYTGEGYSPMPSLMQVGRLSISPLSITPSVTQRASRALTIPQQLYDHLPELDHLSPLSLRRANPIWLGSERWPVLEASPPRTSYTLRHSQLVSRIQQEEPEEVRGEASSSDSSTEDTPSSSEASRHGTSGLMDHLTMALMALRDIRREVAHIQVSNAQQGSGAMAAQEVQSAPATNPETLRKIKERLLEESSDEEEGDQCRICQCGAGSLTNPLITPCLCSGSLQYIHHDCLKRWIQTKIQSGTTLSAVKTCELCKGSLTLDLDDFDMEEFYQRHGQTQVEQTSPELYMLLVLRQRFSELLQVAQSRSNAVSRV, from the exons ATGTACAGCTGGGAAAGACGCGCAGCTGAGAAGCTCACCAATGTTGAACACATTTGtgaggtgaggaagaggagagacctTAAATATGAG GACCACCTACGCAGACAGGAACAGGAAAGGGCAGACGCAGAGGTGAGGAGGGAAGTACACAGAGTACGGACGCCTTCACCAACACCTCAGACAAATAGGTTCAAAGCCCGCAGGTATGAAAGACCATGGGCACAGGGAGCGCCAGGCACCAAGAAG TCCTCCAGCTCTGTGaaatccaccagatcagagatgAGAAACTCACAGAACAAAGGCTCAGAGTCCCGCTTTCCTGCCATCTCCAGCGGAACCCAGAGCAGTGTAACCCAAAGTAGAACAGCAGAATTGGCAACCACATCAAAGACATGGAGAAGAGCCATTGCCCCACTGGCATCCCACT GTAAGGAACAATCTCCACCATGTCACAAACACAGATCTGTGGCTGTAAAAAACAGAGCCTGTAAGTTATCTACATGTGCAACTAAGTCAAACACTCTGAAACTAACACAAAGTCAAGACACACTGAGGGTGAAGAAAAAGATAGGGGCACCATCATGTGACCGTGCAGATAGTTCAAACATCTCTACAAGACATGATCTGGTCAAGAGGCCATTAGACAGCTGCTCCCTCCCACAGCCCCTGACCTTTTCTAGAAGATCCTACACAGATTGGCCCCGTCTTTCCTCACTGCAGTACCACCGCTCCCCCAGCCCAGACGACCCAGAGTCCCATCCCTATGTCCAGCTGATCTCGGATCCCTTCCAGGGCTTCTCAGAGAGCAGTAGTATCACAGAGGAGTACGTACGCAGTGAGGACACCTACAGGGCTGAGCTCTGCTCCAGGAGTTTAGCTGACATCAGTCCTTTGTCCGTACCGGAGTCCCTCCCCTCACAATGCCCCTCCAGCAGTGGCACCCTGGAAAGCAGCTCTCTCAGCCTCAGTGACTCCTTCACCGGCCCCCTCAGCAGCCACTTCCGCACGCTGGGTGTTCTGTCCTCCGAGTCTGAGTCAGACGGGGAAGACGACAGCCATTCATGTCAGGATGCTGATAGAGAGAGCTACCAAATCCCCGTGAGGTGGACTGCCTCTCAGTCTCCCAGTGTCCGTACCGTCCGGAGTCCCAGGGGCCTGCAGTCACAGCTGAGTTTGGAGTCAACAAGCACCCCTGAAGAATCACCAAACAGTAGAGCTTCATACACTGGAGAAGGATATAGTCCCATGCCTTCACTAATGCAAGTAGGTCGACTGTCGATATCACCGCTGTCCATAACACCCTCTGTCACACAGAGAGCCAGCAGGGCTCTCACTATCCCGCAGCAGCTGTATGATCACCTCCCTGAGCTGGATCATCTCAGCCCCCTTAGCCTCAGGAGAGCTAACCCCATCTGGCTGGGCTCAGAGAGATGGCCGGTGCTGGAGGCCTCACCACCCAGGACCAGCTACACCCTGAGGCACTCCCAGCTGGTCAGCAGGATCCAGCAGGAGGAACCagaggaggtcagaggagaggccagtagtagtgatagtagtacaGAGGACACTCCGTCCTCCAGTGAAGCCTCGCGCCATGGGACCTCTGGGCTGATGGATCACCTGACCATGGCCCTGATGGCCCTCCGTGACATCCGCAGGGAGGTGGCTCACATTCAGGTGAGCAACGCACAGCAGGGTAGCGGTGCTATGGCAGCTCAGGAGGTCCAATCAGCACCGGCTACCAACCCAGAGACGTTACGCAAAATCAAAGAACG TCTGTTGGAAGAGTCGTCTGATGAGGAGGAAGGGGACCAGTGTCGTATCTGTCAGTGTGGTGCTGGCTCCCTGACCAACCCCCTGATCACCCCCTGTCTCTGCTCCGGCAGCCTGCAGTACATCCACCACGACTGCCTGAAGAGGTGGATCCAGACTAAAATACAGTCAG ggaccacactgtctgcgGTCAAAACCTGTGAGTTGTGTAAGGGGAGCCTAACACTGGATCTGGACGACTTTGACATGGAGGAGTTTTACCAAAGGCATGGTCAGACACAG GTGGAGCAGACCAGTCCAGAGCTGTACATGTTGCTGGTCCTTCGGCAGAGGTTCTCAGAGCTGCTGCAGGTGGCCCAGTCACGTAGCAACGCTGTCTCTAGG GTTTGA
- the LOC112224516 gene encoding E3 ubiquitin-protein ligase MARCHF7-like isoform X1 produces MYSWERRAAEKLTNVEHICEVRKRRDLKYEDHLRRQEQERADAEVRREVHRVRTPSPTPQTNRFKARRYERPWAQGAPGTKKSSSSVKSTRSEMRNSQNKGSESRFPAISSGTQSSVTQSRTAELATTSKTWRRAIAPLASHCKEQSPPCHKHRSVAVKNRACKLSTCATKSNTLKLTQSQDTLRVKKKIGAPSCDRADSSNISTRHDLVKRPLDSCSLPQPLTFSRRSYTDWPRLSSLQYHRSPSPDDPESHPYVQLISDPFQGFSESSSITEEYVRSEDTYRAELCSRSLADISPLSVPESLPSQCPSSSGTLESSSLSLSDSFTGPLSSHFRTLGVLSSESESDGEDDSHSCQDADRESYQIPVRWTASQSPSVRTVRSPRGLQSQLSLESTSTPEESPNSRASYTGEGYSPMPSLMQVGRLSISPLSITPSVTQRASRALTIPQQLYDHLPELDHLSPLSLRRANPIWLGSERWPVLEASPPRTSYTLRHSQLVSRIQQEEPEEVRGEASSSDSSTEDTPSSSEASRHGTSGLMDHLTMALMALRDIRREVAHIQVSNAQQGSGAMAAQEVQSAPATNPETLRKIKERLLEESSDEEEGDQCRICQCGAGSLTNPLITPCLCSGSLQYIHHDCLKRWIQTKIQSGTTLSAVKTCELCKGSLTLDLDDFDMEEFYQRHGQTQVEQTSPELYMLLVLRQRFSELLQVAQSRSNAVSRMATRLYLIQRTAGANSR; encoded by the exons ATGTACAGCTGGGAAAGACGCGCAGCTGAGAAGCTCACCAATGTTGAACACATTTGtgaggtgaggaagaggagagacctTAAATATGAG GACCACCTACGCAGACAGGAACAGGAAAGGGCAGACGCAGAGGTGAGGAGGGAAGTACACAGAGTACGGACGCCTTCACCAACACCTCAGACAAATAGGTTCAAAGCCCGCAGGTATGAAAGACCATGGGCACAGGGAGCGCCAGGCACCAAGAAG TCCTCCAGCTCTGTGaaatccaccagatcagagatgAGAAACTCACAGAACAAAGGCTCAGAGTCCCGCTTTCCTGCCATCTCCAGCGGAACCCAGAGCAGTGTAACCCAAAGTAGAACAGCAGAATTGGCAACCACATCAAAGACATGGAGAAGAGCCATTGCCCCACTGGCATCCCACT GTAAGGAACAATCTCCACCATGTCACAAACACAGATCTGTGGCTGTAAAAAACAGAGCCTGTAAGTTATCTACATGTGCAACTAAGTCAAACACTCTGAAACTAACACAAAGTCAAGACACACTGAGGGTGAAGAAAAAGATAGGGGCACCATCATGTGACCGTGCAGATAGTTCAAACATCTCTACAAGACATGATCTGGTCAAGAGGCCATTAGACAGCTGCTCCCTCCCACAGCCCCTGACCTTTTCTAGAAGATCCTACACAGATTGGCCCCGTCTTTCCTCACTGCAGTACCACCGCTCCCCCAGCCCAGACGACCCAGAGTCCCATCCCTATGTCCAGCTGATCTCGGATCCCTTCCAGGGCTTCTCAGAGAGCAGTAGTATCACAGAGGAGTACGTACGCAGTGAGGACACCTACAGGGCTGAGCTCTGCTCCAGGAGTTTAGCTGACATCAGTCCTTTGTCCGTACCGGAGTCCCTCCCCTCACAATGCCCCTCCAGCAGTGGCACCCTGGAAAGCAGCTCTCTCAGCCTCAGTGACTCCTTCACCGGCCCCCTCAGCAGCCACTTCCGCACGCTGGGTGTTCTGTCCTCCGAGTCTGAGTCAGACGGGGAAGACGACAGCCATTCATGTCAGGATGCTGATAGAGAGAGCTACCAAATCCCCGTGAGGTGGACTGCCTCTCAGTCTCCCAGTGTCCGTACCGTCCGGAGTCCCAGGGGCCTGCAGTCACAGCTGAGTTTGGAGTCAACAAGCACCCCTGAAGAATCACCAAACAGTAGAGCTTCATACACTGGAGAAGGATATAGTCCCATGCCTTCACTAATGCAAGTAGGTCGACTGTCGATATCACCGCTGTCCATAACACCCTCTGTCACACAGAGAGCCAGCAGGGCTCTCACTATCCCGCAGCAGCTGTATGATCACCTCCCTGAGCTGGATCATCTCAGCCCCCTTAGCCTCAGGAGAGCTAACCCCATCTGGCTGGGCTCAGAGAGATGGCCGGTGCTGGAGGCCTCACCACCCAGGACCAGCTACACCCTGAGGCACTCCCAGCTGGTCAGCAGGATCCAGCAGGAGGAACCagaggaggtcagaggagaggccagtagtagtgatagtagtacaGAGGACACTCCGTCCTCCAGTGAAGCCTCGCGCCATGGGACCTCTGGGCTGATGGATCACCTGACCATGGCCCTGATGGCCCTCCGTGACATCCGCAGGGAGGTGGCTCACATTCAGGTGAGCAACGCACAGCAGGGTAGCGGTGCTATGGCAGCTCAGGAGGTCCAATCAGCACCGGCTACCAACCCAGAGACGTTACGCAAAATCAAAGAACG TCTGTTGGAAGAGTCGTCTGATGAGGAGGAAGGGGACCAGTGTCGTATCTGTCAGTGTGGTGCTGGCTCCCTGACCAACCCCCTGATCACCCCCTGTCTCTGCTCCGGCAGCCTGCAGTACATCCACCACGACTGCCTGAAGAGGTGGATCCAGACTAAAATACAGTCAG ggaccacactgtctgcgGTCAAAACCTGTGAGTTGTGTAAGGGGAGCCTAACACTGGATCTGGACGACTTTGACATGGAGGAGTTTTACCAAAGGCATGGTCAGACACAG GTGGAGCAGACCAGTCCAGAGCTGTACATGTTGCTGGTCCTTCGGCAGAGGTTCTCAGAGCTGCTGCAGGTGGCCCAGTCACGTAGCAACGCTGTCTCTAGG ATGGCTACCAGACTGTACCTGATTCAGAGAACAGCAGGGGCCAACAGTAGGTGA